One Setaria italica strain Yugu1 chromosome II, Setaria_italica_v2.0, whole genome shotgun sequence DNA segment encodes these proteins:
- the LOC101758052 gene encoding uncharacterized protein LOC101758052 — protein MAVAVAAPVVIGLVAEAGVGGGGDGGGPPLEVAGSEVPPPVEVDGKGAPPVEGGVKWLGHYSSTQDILLVGDGDFSFSLALATAFGSGANLVATSLDTYETLKSKYSKAESNITNLKRLSATVLHGVDTKKMKLHPDLKKRRFDRIVFNFPHAGFKGKEDDMHMINSHRELVWGFFNNALHLLRPYCEIHISHKTGGAYDRWDIEDLAFGASLVLVEKVAFQQEDYPGYNQKRGDSARSDEAFDLGTCFTFMFRIRDLNWKKLNGDMASSVGIMALATERGPFHLFPPDEAWPRQRLPPPVNAVHMPTTVELDGVAQSQHPDFALNFDGTVRDPYFQQPGNTGPMLGTPGLLVNALHNLGGAICPPMSRIPCPDLLAPQEKPWYQHRPTADAPGRDQCYLARENQWGLQREYEMQGHVMPAESHSALLEHQRRDWEFVQEDRRMVIFSGGMW, from the exons ATGGCTGTGGCGGTGGCCGCGCCGGTGGTGATCGGGCTCGTCGCGGAGGCGGGAGTCGGCGGGGGTGGGGACGGGGGCGGGCCGCCATTGGAGGTCGCTGGGAGTgaggtgccgccgccggtcgagGTCGACGGGAAGGGGGCGCCGCCGGTGGAGGGA GGGGTGAAGTGGCTGGGGCATTACTCCTCCACGCAGGACATACTGCTCGTCGGCGACGGGGACTTCTCCTTCTCGCTGGCTCTGGCCACCGCGTTCGGCTCCGGCGCCAACCTCGTCGCCACGTCCCTCGACACCTACG AGACTCTGAAGAGCAAGTACAGCAAAGCAGAGTCAAATATAACAAATCTGAAAAGATTGAGTGCCACGGTGTTGCATGGTGTTGATACGAAAAAGATGAAGTTACACCCTGACTTGAAGAAAAGAAGGTTTGATCGAATTGTCTTTAATTTTCCTCATGCTGGCTTCAAAGGAAAAGAGGACGACATGCATATGATCAA CTCACACAGGGAGCTGGTGTGGGGCTTCTTCAACAATGCGCTCCACCTTCTTCGGCCTTATTGTGAAATCCACATCAGCCACAAGACAGGAGGGGCGTACGACAGATGGGATATTGAGGACCTAGCCTTCGGGGCTTCTCTTGTTCTGGTTGAGAAAGTTGCTTTCCAACAGGAAGATTACCCTGGGTATAACCAAAAGAGAGGAGATAGTGCAAGGTCCGACGAAGCTTTCGATCTAGGCACTTGTTTCACATTCATGTTCCGGATCAGAGACTTGAATTGGAAGAAACTGAATGGAGACATGGCTAGTTCAGTTGGGATCATGGCTCTGGCAACTGAAAGAGGCCCATTTCACCTGTTTCCACCTGATGAAGCATGGCCTCGGCAACGTCTTCCTCCACCAGTTAACGCAGTTCACATGCCGACAACTGTGGAGCTTGATGGAGTTGCTCAAAGTCAACATCCAGATTTTGCACTGAACTTTGATGGCACAGTGAGAGACCCGTATTTTCAACAACCGGGCAATACCGGGCCAATGCTCGGAACCCCAGGGCTATTGGTGAATGCTTTGCACAATCTAGGTGGTGCCATTTGTCCACCAATGAGCAGAATCCCATGTCCTGATCTCCTCGCACCTCAGGAGAAGCCTTGGTATCAACATAGACCTACTGCTGATGCTCCAGGAAGGGATCAGTGTTACTTGGCACGGGAAAACCAGTGGGGTCTGCAGAGGGAGTATGAAATGCAGGGACATGTGATGCCCGCGGAGAGCCATTCTGCCTTGTTGGAACATCAGCGCAGGGACTGGGAGTTTGTTCAGGAGGACCGAAGGATGGTTATTTTTTCTGGTGGGATGTGGTGA
- the LOC105913795 gene encoding zinc finger CCCH domain-containing protein 43-like, which translates to MQLKNKWDKLKTKLSAWNRLMKRQTGTGWDRTKGVIDMDDEWWRKARKDIPGCGGFRTKPLQNVDDLTVMFGDIINDETDHWNPMTSNPIIPQNDETPIEVDLDVGENLDGGGDDIHVYPTEEDNGGVAVNDIEEVSPSIGNAKRRSRVVIDKGKKAKTGTALVIQEKLNEIAEQAKAFTSRKVGEVTVEQVMDLVLDCGAGYGTDEHFIATELFVKKDQRDMFMTLPTKDIRFGWLTRKFNAKYGN; encoded by the exons ATGCAATTGAAAAACAAGTGGGATAAGTTGAAGACAAAATTATCAGCATGGAATAGATTAATGAAGAGGCAAACAGGAACAGGTTGGGATAGAACAAAGGGTGTGATTGACATGGACGATGAgtggtggaggaaggcaaggaaG GATATCCCAGGATGCGGCGGGTTCAGGACAAAACCTCTGCAAAATGTGGATGATTTGACCGTTATGTTTGGTGACATCATTAATGATGAAACAGATCATTGGAACCCTATGACTTCCAACCCTATCATACCCCAAAATGATGAGACTCCTATTGAAGTAGACCTTGATGTTGGTGAGAACCTTGATGGTGGTGGGGATGATATTCATGTGTACCCAACAGAAGAAGATAATGGAGGTGTTGCTGTGAATGACATTGAGGAGGTGTCTCCATCCATTGgcaatgcaaaaagaagatcgaGGGTTGTCATAGACAAAGGAAAGAAAGCAAAAACAGGAACCGCACTTGTGATTCAAGAAAAATTGAATGAGATAGCTGAACAAGCCAAGGCTTTCACATCAAGAAAGGTTGGCGAAGTTACTGTTGAACAAGtaatggatcttgttttggatTGTGGAGCGGGGTATGGTACCGATGAGCATTTTATTGCTACtgagttgtttgtgaagaaagaTCAAAGGGACATGTTCATGACACTTCCAACTAAGGACATTAGATTCGGTTGGCTTACGAGGAAGTTCAACGCCAAATACGGGAACTGA
- the LOC101758466 gene encoding uncharacterized protein LOC101758466, translating into MHAHARMAVGVGVAVPEEGDSAAAELVGGAEGEAPLVAAGKEPPPPADGLPAVEVEGKGAEPPMEGAPTVTTVERAEEAHKAEDKNEAEAEDGVPAVQVEGKGAAAPLEGAPAVITVEGEQEAHKVEGKKEAEPEPEAKAEAEAEEEDEGEKWLGHYSSGQSILIVGDGDFSFSLALATAFGSGANLVATSLDTYEALRGKYSKAESNIMELKRLGATVLHGVDAKKMRFHTDLKNSRFDRIVFNFPHAGFKGKEDDMHMMNLHKELLWGFFFNARHLVRRYGEIHVTHKTGHPYDRWDLEHLASGSSLAMVEKVAFRKEDYPGYNQKRGDSARCDEPFDLGACSTFKFQIRDLKKLKKMNGQRAGSIPNLGCSNIHRQHFPLPDNTGNILMPLLPYIADQRPQPGFPPNSDGMVRAPYFPQHDSFHPMVTMPRPWLNALPNPDGINRQVSFHPMVSMPGPWPNALPDQGDIHQQDSFHPMVSIPGPWPNALPPPGGVPPPMSRIPCPDLHAPHEQHWYQQRTVPDQLGGDNYFSAREYEMQRQVMPGATGLNHSAFLGHHHMDGESVQKREWLRWMIARYGRP; encoded by the exons ATGCACGCACACGCACGCATGGCCGTGGGCGTGGGGGTGGCCGTGCCGGAGGAAGGGgactccgccgccgcggagctcgtcggcggggCGGAGGGTGAGGCGCCATTGGTGGCTGCTGggaaggagccgccgccgccagctgaTGGGTTGCCCGCAGTTGAGGTAGAGGGGAAGGGGGCAGAGCCGCCAATGGAGGGGGCACCGACGGTGACCACCGTGGAAAGGGCGGAGGAGGCCCACAAGGCCGAGGACAAGaatgaggcggaggcggaggatggGGTGCCCGCTGTCCAGGTAGAGGGGAAgggtgcggcggcgccattggagGGGGCACCGGCGGTGATCACCGTGGAAGGGGAGCAGGAGGCCCACAAGGTCGAGGGCAAGAAGgaggcggagccggagccggaggcgaaggcggaggccgaggcggaggaggaggatgaaggggAGAAGTGGCTGGGGCATTACTCCTCCGGGCAGAGCATACTGATCGTCGGCGACGGGGACTTCTCCTTCTCGCTGGCGCTGGCCACCGCGTTCGGCTCCGGCGCCAACCTCGTCGCCACGTCCCTCGACACCTATG AGGCTCTGAGGGGCAAGTACAGCAAAGCAGAGTCAAATATAATGGAGCTGAAAAGATTGGGCGCCACGGTTTTGCATGGTGTTGATGCGAAAAAAATGAGGTTTCACACTGACTTGAAGAACAGCAGGTTTGATCGGATTGTCTTTAATTTTCCCCATGCTGGCTTCAAAGGAAAAGAGGACGACATGCATATGATGAA CTTACACAAGGAGTTGTTGTGGGGCTTTTTCTTCAATGCACGCCACCTTGTTCGGCGATACGGTGAAATCCATGTTACCCACAAGACAGGGCATCCATATGACAGATGGGATCTCGAGCACCTGGCCTCTGGGTCTTCTCTTGCTATGGTTGAGAAAGTTGCTTTTCGAAAGGAAGACTACCCCGGTTATAACCAGAAGAGGGGAGATAGTGCAAGGTGCGACGAACCTTTCGATCTAGGTGCTTGTTCCACATTCAAGTTCCAAATCAGGGACTTGaagaagctgaagaaaatgaatgGACAGAGAGCTGGTTCAATCCCAAACCTTGGATGCAGCAACATCCATCGGCAACATTTTCCTCTGCCGGACAACACAGGCAACATACTGATGCCCCTGCTGCCTTACATAGCTGATCAAAGGCCACAGCCAGGTTTTCCACCGAACTCTGATGGCATGGTGAGAGCACCATATTTCCCTCAACATGACAGTTTCCATCCAATGGTTACCATGCCACGGCCATGGCTGAATGCTTTGCCCAATCCAGACGGCATTAATCGACAGGTCAGTTTTCATCCAATGGTTAGCATGCCAGGGCCATGGCCGAATGCTTTGCCCGATCAAGGTGACATTCATCAACAAGACAGTTTCCATCCAATGGTTAGCATACCAGGGCCATGGCCGAATGCTTTGCCACCTCCAGGCGGCGTTCCTCCACCAATGAGCCGAATCCCATGCCCCGATCTCCATGCACCTCATGAGCAGCATTGGTATCAACAGAGAACTGTTCCTGATCAGCTAGGGGGAGACAACTACTTTTCCGCCAGGGAATACGAAATGCAGAGGCAAGTGATGCCTGGAGCAACCGGCTTGAACCATTCTGCCTTCTTGGGACATCACCACATGGACGGGGAGTCTGTTCAGAAGCGAGAGTGGCTGCGCTGGATGATTGCACGGTATGGTAGGCCTTGA